In a single window of the Streptomyces cinnabarinus genome:
- a CDS encoding polysaccharide pyruvyl transferase family protein — translation MSSNVPPARRILLRSGKSPYDVVPVEEALHRDVIATNSGNLIFSDATHKILEVPGTEVVSNGIKTNVHAAGRINEQYDAFVVPLANAFRPSFEPMLNRLTQLITKLRIPVVVVGVGAQTGLNYDPARLKPMEPAVRAFVSAVLDRSASIGVRGEFTEKYLKDMGFRDVELIGCPSMFMYGKDLDVAKRAPELTAESRVAINGSHSAVQTQGLDRVIAAAHERYPHLRYIGQNLSDALQLHWRDVSGPNGRITAMPTHPDHPMYREGKARVYVDPITWIDDLREFDFSFGSRIHGNIAALLAGTPATVLCSDSRTLELCRYFDIPHQRIDQLGKGMDVDPAKLYAQADFGPLVSNHHERFERFTAFLDRNGLKNTFTHGDGGAAYEKRMRSLNFPAGIRPWNDADPIAMAARFGFLQNRITKLTADNAKLKQELAKSGTKAVAAPVPTSVYRRARRVVGKALQNGR, via the coding sequence GTGTCATCGAATGTTCCCCCTGCGCGGCGCATCCTCCTCAGATCGGGGAAGAGCCCCTACGACGTCGTCCCGGTCGAGGAAGCCCTCCACCGCGACGTCATCGCCACCAACTCCGGCAACCTGATCTTCAGCGACGCCACCCACAAGATCCTCGAAGTCCCGGGCACCGAGGTCGTGTCCAACGGCATCAAGACGAACGTGCACGCCGCGGGGAGGATCAACGAGCAGTACGACGCCTTCGTCGTGCCGCTCGCCAACGCCTTCCGGCCGTCGTTCGAGCCGATGCTGAACCGGCTCACCCAGCTGATCACCAAGCTGCGGATCCCCGTAGTCGTGGTGGGCGTCGGCGCACAGACCGGGCTCAACTACGACCCGGCGCGGCTCAAGCCCATGGAGCCGGCCGTCCGCGCCTTCGTCTCCGCGGTGCTCGACCGGAGCGCCTCGATCGGCGTGCGCGGCGAGTTCACCGAGAAGTACCTCAAGGACATGGGCTTCCGGGACGTCGAGCTCATCGGCTGCCCGTCGATGTTCATGTACGGCAAGGACCTGGACGTCGCCAAGCGGGCGCCCGAGCTCACCGCCGAGTCCCGGGTCGCGATCAACGGCTCGCACAGCGCGGTGCAGACGCAGGGCCTGGACCGGGTCATCGCCGCCGCCCACGAGCGCTACCCCCACCTGCGCTACATCGGCCAGAACCTCAGCGACGCGCTCCAGCTGCACTGGCGGGACGTGTCCGGGCCCAACGGCCGGATCACCGCGATGCCGACCCACCCGGACCACCCGATGTACCGGGAGGGCAAGGCCCGCGTCTACGTCGACCCGATCACCTGGATCGACGATCTGCGCGAGTTCGACTTCTCCTTCGGCTCCCGGATCCACGGCAACATCGCGGCGCTGCTGGCCGGCACCCCCGCGACCGTGCTGTGCAGCGACTCCCGCACGCTGGAGCTGTGCCGGTACTTCGACATCCCGCACCAGCGGATCGACCAGCTCGGCAAGGGCATGGACGTCGACCCGGCGAAGCTCTACGCACAGGCCGACTTCGGACCGCTGGTCAGCAACCACCACGAGCGCTTCGAGCGGTTCACGGCGTTCCTGGACCGCAACGGCCTGAAGAACACCTTCACGCACGGCGACGGCGGCGCGGCCTACGAGAAGCGCATGCGGTCGCTGAACTTCCCGGCCGGCATCCGCCCCTGGAACGACGCCGACCCCATCGCCATGGCGGCCCGGTTCGGCTTCCTCCAGAACCGGATCACCAAGCTGACCGCGGACAACGCCAAGCTGAAGCAGGAGCTGGCGAAGAGCGGCACGAAGGCGGTCGCCGCACCGGTACCGACCTCCGTCTACCGGCGCGCGCGCCGCGTGGTCGGCAAGGCACTCCAGAACGGGCGCTGA